The segment CCAATGTCATCAGAAAAAAAGCGATAGAAAAAGGACTAGTCAAGAAGGAAGTGGCTGAAAAGCTGTCTGAGAATGAAGTGATTATGTTCATCTTCGAACCAGGCTTCTCCAATGCGGAAAAGATCACAGAGATATCTGGTAGAGGAGTAGGTATGGATGTGGTCAAAAGAGCGACCGAGTCCATAGGAGGTCAGATATCGGTCAACACAGTAGTGGGACAAGGATCAACAATCAATTTGATCTTGCCTTCTTCCATGGCATTGAAAGGGGCACTGTTGTTTGAGGTCAATGAGCATGAATATGCCGTCCCTCTGACTTATACGGATGCTGTGGTATCTATGCCAAAAACAGAAATCCATAAGATCGGTGATGGCCTCATGGCCAATTACCTAAGCGATACGATTTCCATCGTGTTTTTAAAGGACTTTTTGAATGTAGAGACACTCTCAGATTTGACAAAATCGGGTGCTTTGCACCAAAGCTTTGACGAAATAGAAGATAATGAGGTATTGGATGTAATAGTTGTGTCATATATGGGTAAATTAGTAGGACTCGTGGTTGACAAACTGTTGCAGCAAAAAGAGATATTAGAAAAATCATTGGCAAGACCACTCGACAATGTTAAGCTATTGAGCGGATCTACCATTTTAGGTAATGGTAAGGTATGTTTGATAGTAGATGTGGCGGCCATTACAGAGATATTGTTCAAAACAATGGCTCAAAGTGCAACAATGAAATAATGTTTTACAAAAACCATAAACAGGATGTTTAGCGATTTGACTGAAAATGAAAAAGGCATAGCAGAAAGGCTGATGAAGTTCGGGCTAGCCAAAGGAGCGTTATCCTTAGAAATGATGGTTGGCAGTCCGGTGGTGATGAAGAGTGTAGACCTAGGCATGTCTAGTGTCAAAGGTGTACATCAGTTTACCAACAAAGAAGACCACAAGCTTTATCTGTTAAAAACAGAGCTTGTAGGTGATCTAAAGGGATTTTGCCACCTTATCTTCACAGAGGATGATGTACTCAAGGTGCAGACCAAGTGTTTGCCAGCAGACATCATGGAGGCCAACAATTCTCAGAGTAGATTGATGAAGTTGGAATTCATGACTGAGATTGACAACATGGTAGCAGGATCTGTAGTGACCCAGTTGGCCAATTATCTTAACCTAGAGGTGTATGGCAATGTACCGATACTGACTACTATACAGGCTGCTGAGGCCAACAGTCATATTGATGCTGAGTCAGTAGATCATAACTCTACCAACATGTTGAAAACAGTCTATCATTTACCAGAACTAAACATATTTGCAGAATTTGTCTGGTTGTTTCAGGATAGATTTTTGGAGTTGATCTCTGATTTTGCCAAGAGCGAAAAGTCAAAGGAATTTGTTGCGGTTTAAGTTGTCAATTAGTTCAAACACTAACCTAATAGTAAGCGTGTGGTAGAAAGTATATCCGATGAAGAGCTGAATGCTTTGATGCAGGCGATGAAGAATAGGTATGGGTTAGACTTTACCAATTATGAGAAAAAATCCTTCAAACGAAGTATAGTCAGATTGATGATGAAGCATAAGATAGGGTCTATGCTGGAGTTATGGTCTAAAATACTGAAGGATAAACAGTTCTTTTTGGATGGGATAGATGATTTGTTGGTCAATCTAACCGAACTTTTTAGAAATCCAGATGCATGGATTATGATTCGAGACAACATTTTGGACAAGTTTAAAAATAAGTCTCAATTCAAAGTATGGCATGCTGGATGCTCTACAGGTGAGGAAGTTTATACGATGAGTATGGTTCTTGAAGACAAAGGGATGCTATACAAGACCAAATCATTGGCAACTGACTTGAGTGACGCTGCATTGAATAAAGCCAAAAATGGCATCTATTCTTTGATGATTATGAAACAGTATCTTAAACCATTTTTGGAGTTTTACCCAAACAGGAAAATGGATGACTATTTCACGTTTCAGGAAAAGGATGCCGTCATAAAAGATGAATACAAAAGGCACATTACATTCAAGAAACATAATTTGGTTCAGGATGCTGTGCATGAGAAATTTGATATAATTTTTTGTCGAAATGTAATGATATATTTTGACGAGACTTTGAAAATAAATGTGCTAAACTTGTTCAATGATTGTTTGAACGAGGGAGGTTTTTTGATAATAGGGTATTATGATATCATGCCGGACGCAGGAAAGGCAATATTTGATACTTATGATGTAAGAACAAGAATTTACAAAAAGAAAATAAATAAATACTGAGCTTATGAGCAAGAGAATATTAGTTGTAGACGACTCTATGTACATGCGCACGCTGATCAAAGATGCACTTTCTAACGAAGGATACGAAATAGTAGGCGAGGCTCCTAACGGAGAAACTGCAATCGATTTGGCAATGGAATTGAAACCTGATTTGATCACCTTGGACAATATACTTCCTGATATGATAGGAACTGATATTTTGAGAGTGTTGATGGATGAGGGATTGCCGTCTAAAGTGATCATGGTGAGTGCTGTAGGTCAGCAGTCCGTGATCAACGAAGGGATAGAACTGGGCGCATCAGACTACATCGTGAAGCCATTTACGGCGGATGATTTGGTCGACGTAGTGAGAAAGCATATCGGTTGATATTGCCGATAGGAGCTTCCTAAATAATTTGGATAACTAAGCGTGCGGTGTTGTGCCGTTGGCTGAGTGGATATATTTAAACCTTGCCATTTACTGGTAAGGTTTTTCGTTTTGTAGATAGGTCAACGAGACTGTTAACCTTTGTTGTTGGGTATATGCGACGTTTGAGAGCTAGTCTACCACTTATGCGTCGAAATGGTATTGACGAGATTTGCCTTGAGAGATACTTTTGAGTGGTGGAGTGGGGTTAAACAAAAAAAGCTATGCGAGTAGCATAGCTTTTAGTAATGATTCTATTCATTGTGCAGCCAAGCCTTTTTGGCTAGCAGCTCTTCTTCAGTTTCTTCGTAGTCTGGATCATCCACACAGCAATCTACCGGACAGACAGCCGCACACTGGGGTTCCTCGTGAAATCCGTTACACTCGGTGCACTTCCCAGGGACGATGTAGTACAAATCTTCTGACACAGGTTCTTGTGCTTCGTTGGCATCTACCTGCGTTCCGTCTTCTAGCTCAACCTCCGTAAGGCTTGTTCCGCCAGCCCAATCCCATTCCACTCCACCTTCGTAGATAGCTGTATTCGGGCATTCTGGTTCGCAAGCTCCGCAGTTGATGCATTCATCGGTAATAATAATTGCCATTATAATTTACTTTAATTACCCTAAAAATTAAGTCTGCAAAAATAAAGATTAATTTTGCCTGCCAAAGATTTTCTGGCATTAGTTTAATTATACTCATTATCTAGTTTTATGTTTATCGAAGAGAGAATAAAATTATTTGTAACGTTAGGTGAGCATTTGAGTCGTCTCTCTGAGGAATCACTAGATGAGCTGGCTCGTGCAGCAGGCAATCAAAATAGTTGGTTTACCAAAGAAAGTGTAGTTGATGCTATTGCTGGAATTTGTTCTTTCTTGAATGAAACGGAGCTCAGAGAATGGTTGTCTGTTTATGATTTTCATGCTATTCAGCCTAAGAAAGTCGGAGTGGTAGCTGCAGGGAATATACCCTTGGTTGGTTTTCATGACATTCTTGCGGTGCTCATCTCAGGCCATCATCTGATGATCAAACCGAGTACTGAGGATAGTTATCTCGTTCGTTATATGCTGCATCAACTGGCCGAGATAGATCATGCAATCAAAGAACAATTTACCATTGTAGAAAGACTCAATGCGGCTGATGCTTACATCGCTACAGGTAGTGACAATACTGCGCGTTATTTCAAATACTACTTCAAAGAAAAACCAAGCATCATTCGATCTAATAGATCCTCAGTGGCTGTTTTGACAGGCAAAGAGAGTATACAGGAATTGGAGGTATTCGGTCAGGATATTTTTCAGTACTTTGGGTTGGGCTGTAGAAATGTCTCCAAGATTTTGATCCCAAATGGATTTGATCTTACGAGATTGTTGGATGCTTTGCAAGGGTACGAGCAAGTGGGTAATCATCATAAGTACAGAAACAACTATGATTATAATAAATCTATTTATCTCGTGAATCGTGAGCCTCACCTAGATACAGGTTTTTTGTTGTTGCGTGAGAGTGATGAATTGGTGTCGCCGATTTCGGTTCTATATTATCAATATTATCAAGAGAAGGAGGATTTGACAAACTATCTGGCAGATCATGACTCTAAGATTCAGTGCGTGGTAGGTACTGATTACATTCCATTTGGTCAGGCTCAAAGACCTACGGTGAAGGATTATGCGGATGGGGTAGATACGATGGCTTTTCTTACTGAAATTTAGAGTGTTGTTATTTATATTCTTGTTTTTCAGTGTCTTATGTTGGAATAGTTGTGATGGATACTTAACTTAATATAGGTCATTATTTAGGGTAGTATCTAAAAAAACTATTAAACCACTATGAGAACGTCCTTCGATCATCGTTATCAATTTGAGAGAAAAATTCTTATAGGCATAAGTGTGCTGGCATTAATGCGATCTTCATTTAGTATCTATCAATTATTGATTCAAGAAATAGATCAAGAAAATCTTATCGCACAATCTCTTTTATTCTTTTTGTATTTCGGCTCATTGATTTACCTTATCTGGTTTGAGTTTAGTTTTATTTTTGGTTTTTTCTTTGCAATTATTTTTACGCTACTTAATACTTTTTTGTGGTTTGCAAACGGAGGTCTTACTGGTTTTGTAGAGCAAAGTATTATTGTTTCAATCATTGTTGGAGCGATTATTACACGAGGTAGATTACAATTGGTGCTGATAGGATTTGCTTTGGTCATCGAAGTATTGACTTTACTAATATGGGATTATAAATATGATTGGATAGAAAGTATAGTAGGAGAACAAGGAAGGTCTATAGTTAAATTTCAAATCATGATGGTTTTAGTGACAATTGGAATGATTTATGTAGCATTTCAATATCAGCAGGATCATCAAATTTTAAGAGGTAGAAAGTACGAGCTACAGCAAAAAATGGCTGAAATACGCAAGGAAAATGATAATTTGTTTGAACAACAAAAGGAGTTGAACGAGATAAATGCTGTGTTGGAAGAGAGAATTAATAGAAGAAAATTTGAATTGTGTCAGAACAATAATTCAATTGAAAAGTATATAGTACTTAGTCGTTCTCAAATTTCCCCATCCTTAGAAGAGATATCGAAGAAAATAAGTGGGAGTCAATTTTATGGGGAGTATGGGCAATTACTTAAAAAATCAGGACGTAATTTGATTAAATCATTTATAGAAATAGAACGTCTTCAGAAAGATTAGTTATTGCCGTAATTAAAAAATGAGTAAATCATATAGCACTCTTATCCATTAATTTTGGTAGATTATTGATAGAAGCACCTAACCCTGCGTTCATGCCCAAGGAACTGACAAAATTTGTGTTTGAAAAGAAAATATTACTAGCCGTGTGTATACTCGGTTTGATAAGACTCATTCATCCAATCTATTTGTTTCTGTTCGAGTATCTCACAATTGAGTTTGTAATTCTAGATAGTCTTCTGTTGTTAGTTTTTTTGTCTGGTATTACGGCCGTGTTTCTTGTCAAGGAAACCAACTACATCAGCATCCCTGTGAGTGTTTTATTGATACTTCTTTCTACATACAATTGGGTCATTTCTGGTGGTTTGTTAGGCGTTTCTGATGCAAATCTTGTTGCCATCTTGATCATTGTTGCCATGATCAACAAGGGGAAGATATTGGTGTGGATGGTTTCTGCGGTTCTGTTTGTTCAATTTGCATTGATTGCAACTTGGAATTTTTCATTCGAATGGTTGGAACCATGGGTCTCTGAACCGACAACCAATTTATTCAATTATAGAATCATGGCCTTGCTCATCACAATTGGGATGGTGTTTTTGGCATTTCAATACAATAAGGAAAAAAGTAGGCAGCTAAAAAGAAGAAAGGAGCTGTCTGAGAGAATGAATGAGATGCGTGAAGAAAATCAGAACCTATTTGAGCAAGAAAAGGAAATGGTTGCATTGAATAAGGTCTTGGAGAACAAAATTCTTATCAGGAAGGAAGAGTTGCTGATCAACAATCGAATGATTGAG is part of the Reichenbachiella agarivorans genome and harbors:
- a CDS encoding acyl-CoA reductase, with amino-acid sequence MFIEERIKLFVTLGEHLSRLSEESLDELARAAGNQNSWFTKESVVDAIAGICSFLNETELREWLSVYDFHAIQPKKVGVVAAGNIPLVGFHDILAVLISGHHLMIKPSTEDSYLVRYMLHQLAEIDHAIKEQFTIVERLNAADAYIATGSDNTARYFKYYFKEKPSIIRSNRSSVAVLTGKESIQELEVFGQDIFQYFGLGCRNVSKILIPNGFDLTRLLDALQGYEQVGNHHKYRNNYDYNKSIYLVNREPHLDTGFLLLRESDELVSPISVLYYQYYQEKEDLTNYLADHDSKIQCVVGTDYIPFGQAQRPTVKDYADGVDTMAFLTEI
- a CDS encoding CheR family methyltransferase, which translates into the protein MVESISDEELNALMQAMKNRYGLDFTNYEKKSFKRSIVRLMMKHKIGSMLELWSKILKDKQFFLDGIDDLLVNLTELFRNPDAWIMIRDNILDKFKNKSQFKVWHAGCSTGEEVYTMSMVLEDKGMLYKTKSLATDLSDAALNKAKNGIYSLMIMKQYLKPFLEFYPNRKMDDYFTFQEKDAVIKDEYKRHITFKKHNLVQDAVHEKFDIIFCRNVMIYFDETLKINVLNLFNDCLNEGGFLIIGYYDIMPDAGKAIFDTYDVRTRIYKKKINKY
- a CDS encoding chemotaxis protein CheC, which gives rise to MFSDLTENEKGIAERLMKFGLAKGALSLEMMVGSPVVMKSVDLGMSSVKGVHQFTNKEDHKLYLLKTELVGDLKGFCHLIFTEDDVLKVQTKCLPADIMEANNSQSRLMKLEFMTEIDNMVAGSVVTQLANYLNLEVYGNVPILTTIQAAEANSHIDAESVDHNSTNMLKTVYHLPELNIFAEFVWLFQDRFLELISDFAKSEKSKEFVAV
- a CDS encoding response regulator — translated: MSKRILVVDDSMYMRTLIKDALSNEGYEIVGEAPNGETAIDLAMELKPDLITLDNILPDMIGTDILRVLMDEGLPSKVIMVSAVGQQSVINEGIELGASDYIVKPFTADDLVDVVRKHIG
- a CDS encoding 4Fe-4S dicluster domain-containing protein, with the protein product MAIIITDECINCGACEPECPNTAIYEGGVEWDWAGGTSLTEVELEDGTQVDANEAQEPVSEDLYYIVPGKCTECNGFHEEPQCAAVCPVDCCVDDPDYEETEEELLAKKAWLHNE